One Myxococcota bacterium DNA segment encodes these proteins:
- a CDS encoding TlyA family RNA methyltransferase, protein MTPKKRLDIALVERGLESTRSRAQARILAGDVVVGDHRVDKAGHLVSETDAIRLKDNSLPYVSRGGLKLEGALKSWPTDVEGTICIDIGSSTGGFTDVLLKNGAALVYAVDVGTNQLAYELRINPKVKVFEKTHILKTPAGTFTPAPTIAVIDVSFISLKKVLPAALIHLTRPGTIYALIKPQFEVGPDKIEKGGIVKDIAAREQSRDEILALAANLGLKIIGHAESPIQGTDGNVEYLACLKFIV, encoded by the coding sequence ATGACCCCCAAAAAACGCCTGGACATAGCCTTGGTAGAGCGAGGCTTAGAAAGCACCCGTTCACGGGCGCAAGCGCGCATCCTCGCAGGTGACGTGGTCGTGGGCGACCACCGTGTGGACAAAGCTGGCCATTTGGTCAGCGAAACCGATGCGATTCGGCTAAAAGATAACTCACTGCCTTATGTGTCTAGAGGCGGCCTAAAATTAGAAGGCGCTCTAAAATCCTGGCCTACCGATGTAGAGGGCACCATCTGCATCGACATCGGCTCCTCTACCGGAGGCTTTACGGACGTCCTTCTCAAAAACGGCGCAGCATTGGTCTACGCCGTTGATGTTGGCACCAACCAATTAGCCTACGAATTGCGAATTAACCCAAAAGTTAAAGTCTTCGAAAAGACCCACATCCTAAAAACGCCAGCCGGCACCTTCACCCCCGCCCCAACCATCGCTGTCATAGACGTCAGCTTTATCTCGCTTAAGAAAGTGCTTCCTGCGGCACTGATCCATCTGACCCGCCCAGGCACAATCTACGCCCTCATCAAACCCCAATTCGAAGTCGGCCCAGACAAAATCGAAAAAGGCGGCATTGTCAAAGACATCGCCGCCCGCGAACAATCTCGGGATGAAATTTTAGCTCTAGCAGCCAATTTGGGTTTAAAAATCATCGGCCATGCAGAAAGCCCCATCCAAGGAACAGATGGGAATGTTGAGTACTTGGCCTGTCTAAAATTTATTGTCTAA
- a CDS encoding AAA family ATPase, with product MLSPEVEDIIQNSFREAHERGHEMATIEHLALVLLYDEDIRHLLGACGVKLDQLKQQLNNYLDTEVEKVVFDANRVKIEASLGFQRVIERATVQARAAARGEVWPSHLLVAIFEEKESPALYYFSKAGLTRLELVSNIGESISEDEDGETFEGNPLESFTVDLTEKAKNGELDVLVGRDEELTRVIHILLRRRKNNALLVGEAGVGKTAIAEGLAQRIVDGKVPEVLQNSSVFALDMGLLLAGTRYRGDFENRFKAVMRALEKKPNSILLIDEIHTMVGAGSSSGGGPDASNMLKPILSGGTIRCIGTTTYKEYRGHFEKDRALVRRFQKVDIEEPSEKDCLKILQGLKGKYEEFHHVKISPKALQAAVSLSVRHLQEKKLPDKAIDLIDEAAAGLKLKGKKNATVTEHDIEQTVARMAQIPPKQVSQDDRSLLLSLDEKLGQVVFGQDKAIAELASAVKLARAGLREPEKPLGAFLFSGPSGVGKTEVAKQLAKTMGISFVRFDMSEYMERHTVSRLIGAPPGYVGYDQGGLLTDAIHKTPHAVLLLDEIEKAHPDVFNMLLQVMDYGKLTDNNGRATDFRHVILIMTSNVGAAELAQAKIGFGDSDNWGADEGAFKKLFSPEFRNRLDARIAFEPLKPESMARIVEKFLKELEAQVSEHPIKLEITKAAKEHLANKGYDKTLGARPLARLIQQEIKRPLAEKILRLEGKSEQIIKIDLVNNKLEVK from the coding sequence ATGCTTAGCCCGGAAGTTGAAGATATTATTCAAAACTCGTTTCGAGAAGCTCACGAACGCGGCCATGAAATGGCCACGATTGAGCATCTTGCATTGGTTTTATTATACGACGAAGACATCAGACATCTGCTCGGCGCCTGCGGTGTCAAGCTTGATCAACTCAAACAGCAGTTAAACAACTACTTAGACACCGAAGTGGAAAAAGTCGTTTTCGATGCCAACCGAGTCAAAATCGAAGCCTCTTTAGGCTTTCAACGCGTCATCGAACGCGCCACCGTCCAAGCGCGCGCGGCAGCCCGTGGTGAAGTCTGGCCATCGCACCTATTGGTGGCTATTTTCGAAGAAAAAGAATCTCCCGCGCTCTACTACTTCTCCAAAGCCGGACTAACCCGCCTAGAGCTGGTCTCCAACATCGGCGAATCCATCAGCGAAGATGAAGACGGCGAAACCTTCGAAGGAAACCCATTAGAATCCTTCACTGTTGACCTGACCGAAAAAGCCAAAAATGGCGAACTCGATGTCCTTGTTGGCCGAGACGAAGAACTTACCCGTGTGATCCACATCCTGCTCAGACGTCGCAAAAACAACGCCCTCCTCGTTGGCGAAGCAGGCGTGGGCAAGACCGCCATCGCCGAAGGCCTAGCACAACGTATCGTTGACGGCAAAGTTCCCGAAGTACTACAAAACAGCTCTGTCTTCGCCCTAGATATGGGCCTTCTACTGGCCGGCACACGCTACCGCGGCGATTTCGAAAACCGCTTTAAAGCCGTGATGCGCGCCCTAGAAAAAAAGCCGAACTCCATTTTATTAATCGATGAAATCCACACCATGGTAGGCGCAGGCTCAAGCTCCGGCGGCGGCCCAGACGCCTCCAACATGCTAAAGCCCATCCTATCCGGCGGAACCATCCGCTGCATCGGCACCACCACTTACAAAGAATACCGCGGTCATTTTGAAAAAGACCGAGCTTTGGTCAGGCGCTTTCAGAAAGTTGACATCGAAGAGCCAAGCGAAAAAGACTGCCTCAAAATTCTTCAAGGCCTAAAAGGCAAATACGAAGAATTCCACCATGTCAAAATCAGTCCTAAAGCTCTACAAGCCGCCGTCTCACTCTCCGTTAGACACCTGCAAGAGAAAAAGCTGCCTGATAAGGCGATCGATCTCATCGACGAAGCCGCTGCTGGCCTCAAACTTAAAGGCAAAAAGAACGCCACCGTCACCGAGCACGACATCGAACAAACCGTCGCTCGCATGGCCCAAATCCCACCGAAACAAGTCAGCCAAGACGACCGTTCGTTACTGCTCAGCCTAGACGAAAAACTAGGCCAGGTTGTTTTCGGCCAAGACAAAGCCATCGCTGAACTCGCTTCCGCGGTAAAACTAGCCCGCGCCGGCCTAAGAGAACCCGAAAAGCCTTTGGGAGCATTCTTATTCAGCGGCCCCAGCGGTGTTGGCAAAACCGAAGTCGCTAAACAGCTCGCCAAAACCATGGGCATCTCATTCGTCCGTTTCGACATGAGCGAATACATGGAACGCCACACCGTCAGCCGCCTCATCGGCGCGCCTCCAGGCTACGTAGGCTACGACCAAGGCGGCCTGCTGACAGACGCCATCCATAAAACCCCTCACGCAGTGCTGTTGTTAGATGAAATCGAAAAAGCCCACCCAGACGTGTTCAACATGCTGCTGCAAGTCATGGACTATGGCAAACTAACCGACAACAACGGCCGAGCCACCGACTTTAGACACGTAATTCTGATCATGACCAGCAATGTGGGCGCCGCAGAACTAGCCCAAGCCAAAATCGGCTTCGGCGACAGCGACAACTGGGGCGCAGACGAAGGCGCCTTCAAAAAGCTATTCTCGCCTGAGTTCAGAAATCGCCTAGATGCAAGAATCGCCTTCGAGCCGTTAAAGCCTGAATCCATGGCCCGAATCGTGGAGAAATTCTTAAAAGAGCTAGAAGCCCAAGTATCCGAGCACCCCATCAAACTGGAAATCACCAAAGCCGCCAAAGAGCACCTGGCCAATAAAGGCTACGACAAAACCCTAGGCGCCAGGCCCCTAGCCAGATTAATCCAGCAAGAAATCAAACGCCCCCTAGCCGAAAAGATCCTAAGGCTAGAAGGCAAGTCCGAACAAATCATCAAAATCGACCTAGTAAACAACAAACTAGAAGTAAAATAG
- a CDS encoding bluetail domain-containing putative surface protein produces the protein MFNYQLCVLLSKVAFGVLFVVVISCAGTSPQSGNPSASGGGDSVQDPGNPTNPSGGGGGGGGGLVSTLDFSLATSDYIVGTTGDDVFSGNVSTTMQSTDRVNGADGNDVIVVSGATLSSDLASLPTTVSNVEIINFSSSLTAGAWDLSSIYSTSNGINVYDFSDIAALSSNTITTGNVGTLKIATGAGGLATAGGVTWAMDNTVTAPALQLVGYQGNASVPSNLTIAGTGATSLAVSSSVTPSKIATLDVPAGVLVYTLSGDAAMTFALAALDVPNPNSMNASTMTTGGAVVDLSGGATKAGFTFTGSPQNDNLILSAGNLAALTAGSQINLGTGALDKLSTFDTSIGSFPKLNAVVGTEVLGLKAAISIDTSLVTVLSRYAIDTAGIAVTLTNLTNGNSVDVGFGAASTFTTGTLTLSGTATTPTLRLGSTDDTVSYTTTLAGTGLTGVNIESNGAGTNTITSAPGYTYTVTGLTPITFGGLAAAGSITSSGPVLNATGSSAADSLTGFTGADTLLGAGGVDTINGGLGVDTIQGGLASVLNQADVLTGGGGADTFKFVATNTSVIATDVGTILGESSGTTAIVRITDFVAGTDKLGLEVTGAPVSGTSMVLDTPQTIATCADLTDIYAQVVAIVPSVPGGALSGVVITCSAGAAAGTYVYINNATAGVATADMLINMTGLSGTLTAADFTLN, from the coding sequence ATGTTCAATTATCAATTATGTGTATTATTAAGTAAAGTTGCTTTCGGCGTTCTTTTTGTCGTTGTAATTTCTTGCGCGGGGACTTCCCCGCAGTCTGGTAATCCCTCTGCAAGTGGCGGGGGCGATTCGGTCCAAGATCCTGGTAACCCCACCAATCCCTCCGGCGGCGGTGGTGGCGGAGGCGGGGGGCTGGTATCGACTTTGGATTTCTCGCTAGCTACTAGCGATTATATTGTGGGTACAACTGGAGATGACGTGTTCTCTGGAAACGTTTCTACCACAATGCAGTCAACTGACCGGGTGAATGGTGCTGACGGGAATGATGTCATTGTGGTCTCGGGAGCGACGCTGTCTTCGGATTTAGCTTCGCTTCCGACAACCGTTTCGAATGTTGAGATTATCAATTTTTCCAGCTCACTTACCGCCGGCGCTTGGGACTTGTCGTCTATATACAGCACTTCGAATGGGATCAATGTATATGACTTTTCTGACATTGCGGCACTTAGCTCAAATACGATTACGACGGGTAATGTTGGCACTCTGAAAATCGCTACTGGAGCGGGTGGTTTAGCGACTGCGGGGGGTGTTACTTGGGCGATGGATAATACGGTCACTGCTCCTGCGCTGCAATTGGTTGGATACCAGGGCAACGCGTCTGTGCCTTCAAACTTGACGATTGCGGGGACGGGAGCGACTAGCTTAGCGGTTAGCTCATCGGTTACCCCTAGCAAAATAGCAACATTGGATGTTCCCGCAGGTGTACTGGTTTACACGTTGTCTGGGGACGCGGCGATGACTTTTGCGTTGGCGGCTTTAGATGTTCCGAATCCTAATAGTATGAACGCATCCACCATGACAACGGGAGGTGCTGTTGTTGATCTGTCTGGTGGCGCGACTAAAGCAGGGTTCACTTTCACCGGGTCTCCTCAGAATGACAATTTAATCTTAAGTGCGGGCAATTTAGCTGCTTTAACTGCTGGCAGCCAAATTAACTTGGGTACTGGTGCATTGGATAAACTCAGCACTTTCGATACAAGCATTGGAAGTTTTCCCAAATTAAATGCTGTGGTTGGTACTGAAGTTTTAGGTCTAAAAGCCGCCATTTCGATTGATACAAGCTTAGTCACCGTTTTATCGCGATATGCTATCGATACAGCTGGTATCGCAGTGACGCTGACTAACTTGACTAACGGAAACAGCGTCGATGTTGGCTTTGGGGCTGCTTCGACATTTACGACCGGCACTTTGACTTTAAGTGGTACGGCAACCACACCGACGCTTCGCCTGGGTTCTACGGATGATACGGTATCTTACACCACCACTTTGGCTGGGACCGGATTGACTGGTGTGAATATCGAATCCAACGGAGCAGGAACCAATACGATAACCAGCGCGCCAGGTTATACTTATACCGTTACTGGCTTGACGCCGATTACCTTCGGCGGGCTGGCGGCAGCGGGCTCAATCACATCGAGCGGTCCTGTGTTAAATGCAACGGGCTCGAGTGCAGCCGATTCATTAACTGGTTTCACAGGCGCGGATACTTTATTGGGTGCCGGGGGCGTGGATACGATTAATGGTGGTCTAGGCGTGGACACCATTCAAGGTGGCCTCGCAAGCGTCTTAAATCAGGCGGATGTTTTGACTGGAGGGGGCGGCGCGGACACCTTTAAGTTCGTTGCAACGAATACATCAGTCATCGCAACTGATGTTGGTACAATTTTAGGCGAATCATCTGGTACGACAGCAATCGTTCGGATTACTGATTTCGTCGCTGGAACAGATAAACTTGGGCTAGAAGTTACAGGTGCACCGGTTTCAGGTACCAGCATGGTTCTTGATACTCCGCAAACAATTGCCACTTGTGCTGATTTGACCGATATTTATGCGCAAGTAGTGGCGATTGTTCCCTCAGTTCCTGGGGGCGCTTTGAGTGGCGTGGTGATTACCTGCAGTGCAGGTGCAGCAGCGGGAACGTATGTTTATATCAACAATGCGACGGCCGGGGTAGCTACGGCCGACATGCTTATTAATATGACTGGTTTATCTGGTACTTTGACTGCTGCCGACTTCACTTTGAATTAG